A single Brassica rapa cultivar Chiifu-401-42 chromosome A04, CAAS_Brap_v3.01, whole genome shotgun sequence DNA region contains:
- the LOC103864905 gene encoding agamous-like MADS-box protein AGL62 isoform X1, with product MARSRKGRQKIQIVKMEKDSDLQVTYSKRRQGLFKKATELCTLCGVEIGILVFSPGRKVFSFGNPDVRYVFNRFKSYDQNPFQLNEFGPSVTIRGLNSILSQELVKLEKEQARRTILEKIRIQREETDKWWEKPPSELNLRQNTCLISVLENLRMDLGSPRFQQAMVPQNYCGGSNNNIVGGGNTDPLDERSMFENAFNYNPNMMIPNQGPTLGYNNIKPEVFDPIYNMNWPEYKHGPY from the exons ATGGCGAGAAGCAGAAAAGGTCGTCAAAAGATACAAATCGTAAAAATGGAGAAAGATAGCGACCTTCAAGTTACGTATTCAAAAAGAAGACAAGGTCTTTTTAAAAAAGCTACCGAGCTTTGCACCTTATGTGGTGTAGAAATTGGAATACTTGTGTTTTCACCTGGTCGGAAAGTATTTTCTTTTGGTAATCCAGATGTTAGATATGTATTTAACCGTTTCAAAAGTTATGACCAGAATCCTTTTCAGCTTAATGAATTTGGTCCAAGCGTAACTATCCGAGGTCTTAACAGCATACTCAGTCAG GAGCTGGTAAAGCTTGAAAAGGAGCAAGCAAGGAGGACAATTTTGGAGAAGATTAGAATTCAGAGAGAAGAAACAGATAAATGGTGGGAGAAACCTCCCAGTGAACTTAACTTGCGTCAAAACACTTGTCTAATAAGTGTTTTGGAAAATCTGAGGATGGATTTGGGAAGTCCACGCTTCCAACAAGCAATGGTTCCTCAGAATTACTGTGGTGGAAGTAATAACAACATTGTTGGTGGCGGTAATACCGATCCTCTCGACGAAAGAAGCATGTTCGAGAATGCGTTCAACTACAATCCCAACATGATGATTCCTAATCAAGGACCAACGTTAGGATATAACAACATTAAGCCTGAGGTGTTTGATCCGATATACAATATGAATTGGCCTGAATATAAGCACGGTCCCTACTAG
- the LOC103864905 gene encoding uncharacterized protein LOC103864905 isoform X2: protein MKEEERHGSSSDSSSSSLPVSYGVDYEKYNFSSSVSSLSRPFSPEGSSNKSCVLENNLSSVFSLDHDDSLPILSRDRPCSCVHHVFQWILQRCCGCFC, encoded by the exons ATGAAGGAAGAAGAGAGACATGGTTCATCATCCgattcttcttcgtcttctcttCCTGTGAGCTACGGAGTTGACTATGAAAAATACAACTTCTCCTCTTctgtttcttctctttctcgACCGTTTTCTCCGGAAGGATCAAGCAACAAGAGCTGTGTTCTGGAAAATAATCTTTCCTCTGTTTTCTCGTTGGACCATGACGACAGTCTCCCCATCTTATCTAGAGATAGACCATGTTCTTGTGTCCATCATGT CTTCCAGTGGATTCTGCAGAGGTGTTGTGGCTGTTTCTGTTAG
- the LOC103864907 gene encoding 3-ketoacyl-CoA synthase 12, giving the protein MDLLLLLFSILLSYLFFKIWKLIDSKKDKDCYILDYQCHKPSDDRMVSTQFSGEIIHRNKNLGLNEYKFLLKAIVSSGIGEQTYAPRLVFEGREERPSLQDGISEMEDFYVESIGKLLERQKISPKEIDILVVNVSMLSTMPSLASRIINHYKMREDVKVFNLTGMGCSASLISVDIVKNIFKSYANKLALIATSESLGPNWYSGNNRSMILANCLFRSGGCAILLTNKRSLRKKAMFRLKCMVRTHHGAREDSYNCCIQSEDEQGRVGFYLGKNLPKAATRAFVDNLKVITPKILPVTELLRFMLKLLIKKIKMHQNPSKASMNLPPVTPIKAGINFKTGIEHFCIHTGGKAVIDGIGHSLDLSEYDIEPARMTLHRFGNTSASSLWYVLAYMEAKKRLKRGDRVFMISFGAGFKCNSCVWEVVRDLTVGGSKGNVWNHCIDDYPPKSISNPYLEKFGWIQDEELDTFKIPDGFM; this is encoded by the coding sequence atggATCTTCTCCTTCTCTTGTTCTCTATTCTTCTCTCATATCTCTTCTTCAAGATCTGGAAACTCATAGACTCAAAGAAAGACAAAGACTGCTACATCTTAGACTACCAATGTCATAAACCATCGGACGACCGAATGGTGAGCACTCAGTTCAGCGGAGAAATCATTCACCGAAACAAGAACCTCGGTTTAAACGAATACAAGTTCCTTCTGAAAGCCATCGTAAGCTCAGGGATTGGAGAACAAACCTACGCTCCAAGACTCGTCTTCGAAGGCCGAGAAGAGCGTCCTTCATTACAAGATGGGATCTCGGAGATGGAAGATTTCTACGTAGAAAGCATCGGAAAACTCCTGGAGAGACAAAAAATCTCACCTAAAGAAATCGACATCCTCGTAGTCAACGTCTCCATGCTCTCCACAATGCCTTCTTTAGCTTCAAGAATCATAAACCATTACAAGATGAGGGAAGACGTCAAGGTCTTCAACTTGACCGGGATGGGATGTAGCGCGAGTCTAATCTCTGTAGACATTGTGAAGAACATTTTCAAGAGCTACGCAAACAAGTTAGCTCTTATTGCTACCTCCGAGTCTTTAGGCCCTAATTGGTATAGCGGAAACAACCGTTCGATGATTCTAGCGAACTGCTTGTTCCGGTCCGGTGGCTGTGCTATTCTTTTGACTAACAAACGTAGCTTGAGAAAGAAAGCTATGTTTAGGCTCAAGTGTATGGTGCGGACTCACCATGGAGCTAGAGAGGATTCTTACAACTGTTGTATCCAGTCCGAGGACGAACAAGGCCGTGTAGGGTTTTACTTGGGGAAGAATCTACCAAAAGCGGCGACTCGAGCTTTTGTAGACAATCTCAAGGTCATAACACCCAAGATTCTTCCAGTAACCGAGCTCTTGAGGTTCATGCTAAAGCTACTCATCAAGAAAATCAAGATGCATCAAAACCCTAGCAAGGCCTCCATGAATCTCCCACCGGTGACTCCTATAAAGGCAGGGATCAACTTCAAAACCGGGATCGAACATTTTTGCATTCATACCGGAGGAAAAGCTGTGATTGATGGGATTGGACATAGCTTGGATTTAAGCGAGTATGATATTGAACCGGCGAGGATGACTCTTCACCGGTTTGGGAATACATCGGCTAGTAGTTTGTGGTATGTTTTGGCTTATATGGAAGCTAAGAAGAGACTGAAGAGAGGAGATAGAGTGTTTATGATAAGCTTTGGAGCTGGTTTTAAATGCAACAGCTGCGTTTGGGAAGTTGTGAGAGATCTCACCGTTGGAGGATCAAAAGGGAATGTGTGGAATCATTGCATTGATGATTATCCACCTAAATCGATTTCGAATCCTTATTTGGAGAAGTTTGGTTGGATTCAAGATGAAGAACTTGATACTTTCAAGATCCCTGACGGGTTTATGTAA
- the LOC103864908 gene encoding exocyst complex component EXO70H1: MMLLFKPSTAHAKRSKPRPYQSFSESLLLDSIEATESFTKKWISQDHLSACSSCTLSSIFSTENRAEGRKFVDVINSLQYAIQGVTLVNPESHKLTRAHNLLSTAMKHLEKEFYRVLKSNRRNLDPESVSIRSIPSFNPRKKVSIYSNVPKSEEADIMTDLQMIADCMISSGYENECVRTYKKIRRSIIVDSLSKLGFENLSFGKIQKLDWDSMEKNIKKWLEATKIVINNLFDGERILCDHVFSTSPSVAESCFSEITLDSALTLFIFPVSVARCRKTAEKIFLTLDVYQTISNLLPRIEEIFSYDSTSAVRFQAADSLRSLGEAINYMVAEFEASIAKEPSKSVIPGGGVHPLTRYVMNFVVFLADYNESLAGVLTESDLPLPEDYFGGDKSDVGETASTVTTRLGWLILVLLCKIDTKSRIYENVALSYLFLANNLHYVISKVRKSNLRVVLGDEWVANHQGKVSQYLEKYEKVAWGEVLTSLSEEERVVLEEDVAKERLKRFNEVFEEAFRKQSGWVVPDTKMREGLKDSVAKKLTYVASLFYEKYHVETWGDIVRYVPKDLGNYLSVLYLGTGRTCIPSFKPTESGRSQLFQSGR, from the coding sequence atgatGCTACTATTCAAACCGTCTACGGCCCATGCAAAAAGGTCAAAACCACGTCCATACCAAAGCTTCTCCGAATCTCTATTGTTGGATAGTATTGAAGCAACAGAATCTTTCACCAAGAAATGGATATCTCAAGATCACCTCTCCGCTTGCTCCTCATGCACACTCTCCTCCATTTTCTCCACCGAAAACCGCGCCGAAGGAAGAAAATTCGTGGACGTTATAAACAGTTTACAATACGCTATCCAAGGAGTAACGCTGGTCAACCCCGAGTCACACAAGCTCACGAGAGCGCATAATCTCCTCAGCACCGCGATGAAACACTTGGAGAAAGAGTTCTACCGAGTTCTAAAATCGAACCGACGAAACCTCGATCCAGAATCAGTCTCCATTAGATCCATCCCATCGTTCAACCCTAGGAAAAAAGTCTCCATCTACTCAAACGTTCCGAAGTCCGAAGAGGCGGATATCATGACCGATCTCCAAATGATCGCTGACTGTATGATATCTTCTGGCTACGAGAACGAATGCGTTAGAACCTACAAGAAGATAAGAAGGTCGATCATCGTTGACTCCTTGAGCAAGTTAGGGTTTGAGAATCTTAGTTTTGGAAAGATTCAGAAACTAGATTGGGATAGTATggagaaaaacataaaaaaatggttaGAAGCTACCAAGATTGTGATAAATAATCTCTTCGATGGTGAACGTATCCTATGCGACCACGTTTTCTCCACGTCACCCTCCGTCGCCGAGTCTTGCTTCTCGGAGATAACGCTCGATAGTGCGTTGACTCTCTTCATATTCCCCGTGAGCGTCGCGAGGTGCCGCAAGACCGCCGAGAAGATCTTCTTGACTCTCGACGTTTACCAAACAATCTCTAACCTTCTTCCACGTATAGAAGAGATCTTCAGCTACGACTCGACTTCCGCCGTTAGGTTCCAAGCCGCCGACTCGTTGAGGAGCCTCGGCGAAGCTATTAACTACATGGTGGCCGAGTTCGAAGCCTCCATCGCCAAGGAGCCTTCGAAGTCAGTGATACCTGGCGGCGGAGTTCATCCGCTGACCAGGTACGTGATGAACTTTGTTGTGTTCTTGGCTGACTACAACGAGTCTCTCGCCGGAGTTCTCACGGAGTCGGACCTACCTTTACCGGAAGATTACTTCGGCGGCGACAAGAGCGACGTCGGAGAGACTGCTTCCACGGTGACGACCAGGCTCGGGTGGCTGATCCTAGTCTTGCTTTGTAAGATCGACACGAAGTCTCGTATATACGAGAATGTGGCTCTATCGTATCTTTTCTTAGCGAACAATCTTCATTACGTGATCTCCAAGGTACGCAAGTCGAATCTAAGAGTTGTCTTGGGAGACGAGTGGGTGGCGAATCACCAAGGGAAAGTGAGTCAGTACCTTGAGAAGTACGAGAAGGTGGCTTGGGGAGAAGTGCTGACGTCGCTCTCAGAGGAGGAGAGGGTGGTGCTTGAGGAAGACGTGGCGAAAGAGCGGTTGAAGCGGTTCAACGAGGTGTTTGAGGAAGCGTTTCGGAAGCAGAGCGGTTGGGTCGTGCCGGATACTAAAATGAGAGAGGGTTTGAAAGATTCCGTGGCGAAGAAGCTAACTTATGTTGCTTCTTTGTTTTATGAAAAGTACCACGTGGAGACATGGGGGGATATTGTCAGATACGTCCCTAAGGATTTGGGTAATTACCTTTCTGTCCTTTATTTAGGTACAGGAAGGACTTGTATTCCTTCATTCAAACCTACCGAATCGGGACGTTCACAACTTTTCCAATCGGGGCGTTGA
- the LOC103864909 gene encoding protein SODIUM POTASSIUM ROOT DEFECTIVE 3, whose product MRISDIFCSSPASTAVRRSTLPHDGEITGGRRSVDSLRRSQNHNNNRDKTAPCFASEMPFIPIPRPVMSCRNSFESSRGRKITTAHGGEVQTRRKSSADVSDVLRRTRSSLQGSSSSRYLLKDHKSYKEDDKDLWLSSSDRSKDLIPFRDRNVTISSSSTSSSSSSSVTNGSSPSPSTDDDQVVVLRVSIHCKGCEGKVRKHISKMEGVTSYTIDIATKKVTVVGKVTPSGVVESISKVKFAQLWPSSSSPSFPHVPNHSPLIKS is encoded by the exons atgaggATAAGTGATATTTTCTGCTCTTCTCCGGCATCAACAGCCGTACGACGAAGTACACTTCCCCACGACGGAGAAATCACCGGAGGCCGCAGATCTGTGGATAGCCTCCGCCGGAGTCAAAACCATAATAACAATAGGGACAAAACCGCCCCATGCTTCGCTTCCGAGATGCCTTTCATCCCAATTCCTCGTCCAGTCATGAGCTGTAGAAACTCTTTTGAGTCTTCAAGAGGTCGGAAGATCACTACGGCTCACGGCGGAGAGGTTCAGACTCGCCGAAAAAGCTCAGCTGACGTAAGCGATGTCCTGAGGAGAACGAGGAGTTCTCTACAAGGCTCATCGTCGTCGAGGTATCTTCTAAAGGATCATAAGTCTTATAAAGAAGATGATAAGGACCTTTGGTTATCATCATCGGATCGTTCTAAGGATTTGATTCCTTTCCGTGACCGCAACGTCACAATTTCTTCATCGTCTACTTCCTCATCTTCCTCGTCTTCTGTAACCAATGGTTCATCGCCTTCTCCATCCACTGATGATGATCAG GTTGTGGTTTTGAGGGTATCGATCCATTGCAAGGGATGTGAAGGGAAGGTTAGAAAGCATATCTCCAAAATGGAAG gGGTGACATCATACACCATTGATATAGCAACAAAGAAGGTGACGGTGGTCGGAAAGGTAACACCTTCTGGAGTAGTAGAAAGCATCTCCAAGGTCAAATTCGCTCAGCTTTGGCCTTCTTCTTCGTCTCCTTCATTTCCTCACGTTCCTAATCATTCCCCCCTCATCAAATCTTAG
- the LOC103864910 gene encoding dirigent protein 25, with amino-acid sequence MAGQKILSFLVLALFVSFTAAARLLDEEDTFPATTTPGSGPFPGPLPASGSGSVGTGSGSAGTGFSSGTGSIPSSGSAGAAATGLGAGTGTGSSSGSGPLTTTGSGPLPIAGSVPGPLPVSGGPGSLPATGPGPLPAAGSGPLPAGGSSTGPGVGAGQALGGGAGAGPALGGGGVGPDHTLVFFMHDILGGSNPTARAVTGVVANPALSGQLPFAKPNGANLPITNGVPSNNNNNGIVNNNNVPLLVGLGGTTANILQNNGNNGNNNLLNGLPVANGGQLPSGSALQMLMFGTMTVIDDELTEGHELGSGLLGKAQGYYVASAVDGTSQTMAFTAMFESGGYEDSISFFGVHRTAASESHLGVMGGTGKYVNARGFAIVKTFTGSSGTQQQQPHQFTDGLETVLQCTVYLSY; translated from the coding sequence ATGGCAGGTCAAAAGATACTCTCCTTCCTGGTTCTAGCTCTCTTTGTTAGTTTCACAGCTGCGGCTCGACTTCTTGATGAAGAAGATACGTTCCCAGCCACAACCACCCCTGGCTCAGGTCCCTTCCCTGGTCCTCTACCAGCGTCTGGCTCAGGTTCTGTAGGAACTGGCTCGGGTTCTGCGGGTACCGGTTTCAGTTCAGGAACAGGATCAATACCATCAAGTGGTTCAGCAGGTGCTGCTGCAACTGGTCTCGGTGCCGGAACAGGGACAGGCTCATCAAGTGGTTCAGGTCCTTTGACTACTACTGGTTCTGGTCCTCTACCAATCGCTGGCTCTGTTCCTGGTCCTTTACCGGTCAGTGGTGGTCCAGGTTCCTTGCCTGCCACTGGTCCCGGTCCTTTACCAGCTGCTGGTTCTGGTCCTCTACCGGCTGGTGGTTCATCCACTGGTCCCGGTGTAGGTGCCGGTCAAGCTCTTGGAGGTGGTGCAGGTGCCGGTCCAGCTCTTGGCGGTGGTGGTGTAGGTCCTGACCACACATTAGTATTCTTCATGCACGATATACTCGGCGGCTCAAACCCCACGGCTAGAGCCGTAACCGGAGTCGTTGCGAACCCGGCTTTAAGTGGCCAGCTCCCATTCGCTAAACCCAATGGCGCAAACCTTCCTATAACCAACGGAGTTCCatctaacaacaacaacaacggtatcgtcaacaacaacaacgtcCCTCTTCTCGTTGGACTAGGTGGGACCACGGCTAACATCCTCCAGAACAACGGAAATAACGGTAACAACAACCTTTTAAACGGTCTACCGGTTGCTAACGGCGGTCAGCTCCCGAGCGGTTCCGCTCTACAGATGCTTATGTTCGGGACAATGACAGTGATTGACGACGAACTAACTGAAGGCCACGAGCTCGGGTCTGGTCTGCTCGGGAAAGCGCAGGGATACTATGTGGCGAGTGCGGTTGATGGAACTAGCCAGACGATGGCGTTTACTGCCATGTTTGAGAGCGGCGGTTATGAAGATAGTATAAGCTTCTTTGGTGTTCATAGAACAGCGGCTTCGGAGTCGCATTTAGGAGTTATGGGAGGGACCGGGAAGTACGTGAACGCGAGAGGATTTGCGATTGTGAAGACGTTTACAGGATCTAGCGGGACGCAACAGCAGCAGCCGCATCAGTTCACTGATGGACTTGAAACTGTTCTTCAGTGTACTGTCTATCTTTCTtactag
- the LOC103864911 gene encoding glutelin type-D 1 yields the protein MELDLSPRLPKKVYGGDGGSYFAWCPEELPMLRDGNIGAAKLALEKYGLALPRYSDSSKVAYVLQGSGTAGIVLPEKEEKVIEIKKGDSIALPFGVVTWWFNSADTELVILFLGETHKGHKAGQFTDFYLTGSNGIFTGFSTEFVGRAWDLDETTVKKLVGSQTGNGIVKVDASLKMPSPRKGDREGFVLNCLEAPLDVDIKDGGRVVVLNTKNLPLVGEVGFGADLVRIDGHSMCSPGFSCDSALQVTYIVGGSGRVQVVGADGKRVLETHVKAGALFIVPRFFVVSKIADSDGLSWFSIVTTPDPIFTHLAGKTSVWKALSPEVLQAAFKVAPEVEKAFRSKRTSDAIFFPPPN from the exons ATGGAGTTGGATCTTTCACCGAGACTACCAAAGAAAGTGTACGGAGGAGACGGTGGTTCGTACTTTGCATGGTGTCCTGAAGAGTTACCCATGCTACGTGATGGCAACATTGGAGCCGCTAAGCTCGCTCTAGAGAAGTATGGCTTAGCTCTTCCTCGCTACTCCGATTCCTCCAAGGTCGCTTATGTTCTTCAAG GATCTGGAACAGCAGGAATTGTTCTCCCTGAGAAAGAGGAGAAAGTGATTGAGATCAAGAAAGGAGACTCCATAGCTTTACCTTTCGGTGTAGTGACATGGTGGTTCAACAGTGCCGACACTGAGCTTGTCATTCTCTTCCTCGGTGAGACGCACAAGGGTCACAAAGCAGGACAGTTCACTGACTTTTACCTAACCGGATCCAATGGGATCTTCACCGGTTTTTCAACCGAGTTTGTTGGCAGAGCATGGGATCTCGACGAGACCACCGTGAAGAAGCTTGTCGGATCTCAGACTGGTAATGGGATCGTGAAGGTTGATGCGAGTTTGAAAATGCCTTCACCTAGGAAAGGTGACAGAGAAGGGTTTGTTCTGAACTGTTTGGAGGCTCCTCTTGATGTTGATATCAAGGATGGAGGAAGAGTTGTTGTGTTGAACACAAAGAATCTTCCCTTGGTTGGTGAAGTCGGGTTTGGTGCTGATCTGGTGAGGATCGATGGGCACTCGATGTGTTCTCCTGGATTTTCTTGTGACTCTGCCCTACAAGTTACATACATTGTTGGTGGTAGCGGTCGTGTTCAAGTCGTTGGTGCAGATGGGAAGAGAGTTCTTGAGACTCATGTGAAAGCTGGAGCTTTGTTTATTGTTCCTAGGTTCTTTGTTGTGTCCAAGATTGCTGATTCTGATGGCTTGTCTTGGTTCTCCATCGTGACTACTCCTGA TCCCATTTTCACGCATTTGGCGGGGAAGACGTCGGTGTGGAAGGCATTGTCGCCGGAGGTTTTGCAGGCGGCTTTTAAGGTTGCTCCGGAGGTGGAGAAGGCTTTCCGATCTAAGAGGACTTCTGATGCCATCTTCTTCCCTCCTCCCAACTAA